One Acidobacteriota bacterium DNA segment encodes these proteins:
- a CDS encoding SHOCT domain-containing protein — protein sequence MRYGIGAAIGALLAVLLGIPSFTIDREANTEPPLFRVYCDLNKTDFWDFKCVPGAGTAAIILTGAGLGAIGAAAFRRRTSRPSRTATGITHTARKRTDSGSYAGLGSRIDDLVQEAARDLARKIDNYNYKSINHSSVYQHIDRSLRERARALGIGDLAKRALDTAIADGTLRHETGLTSRVSRTSRPLVSEVELAASATSSDHAPAPQEDPAKSSSDAATPTGQASGTEPTTPERPDELESLIRLNERGILTDAELEAARARLLRGPGRDEGPRGDVL from the coding sequence ATGCGGTATGGGATCGGAGCAGCGATAGGTGCCCTTCTGGCAGTCCTGCTGGGCATTCCGTCGTTCACCATCGACCGGGAGGCGAACACCGAGCCTCCCTTGTTTCGGGTCTACTGCGACCTGAACAAGACGGACTTCTGGGACTTCAAGTGTGTTCCCGGGGCTGGAACAGCAGCGATCATCCTTACTGGAGCAGGACTCGGAGCCATCGGCGCAGCAGCGTTCCGGCGCCGCACATCACGGCCGAGCCGTACGGCCACGGGAATCACCCACACGGCGCGGAAGCGAACCGATTCAGGATCGTACGCCGGACTTGGCAGCAGGATTGATGATCTTGTTCAGGAGGCAGCTCGCGACCTGGCCCGGAAGATCGACAACTACAACTACAAGTCCATCAATCATTCGAGCGTCTACCAGCACATCGACAGGTCGCTGAGGGAACGAGCGCGTGCGCTCGGGATCGGGGACCTCGCCAAGAGAGCACTGGATACTGCGATAGCGGACGGGACGCTGAGACACGAAACGGGTCTCACTTCCCGAGTTTCTCGAACATCACGACCATTGGTGTCCGAGGTGGAACTGGCTGCTAGTGCCACATCATCGGATCATGCACCAGCCCCTCAAGAGGATCCAGCGAAGTCCAGCAGCGATGCAGCGACACCTACGGGACAGGCGTCTGGGACAGAGCCCACAACACCGGAGCGGCCCGACGAACTAGAGAGCCTCATCCGCCTCAACGAGCGCGGCATCCTCACCGACGCAGAGCTAGAGGCAGCGAGAGCACGGCTGCTGAGAGGCCCCGGACGAGATGAAGGGCCGCGAGGTGATGTCCTGTAA
- a CDS encoding MotA/TolQ/ExbB proton channel family protein: MSDQVPQSPAPAYPPVGSREPHWTTGPGIGFLVAVPGWTIVGLAALTAVIGVATSGGGDDVGAAVGVAMLTAVFGIIVAIPGTIVFNKCKRR; the protein is encoded by the coding sequence ATGTCAGATCAAGTCCCCCAGAGTCCCGCGCCCGCCTACCCTCCAGTTGGCTCTCGTGAGCCGCACTGGACTACCGGTCCGGGCATCGGCTTCTTGGTGGCGGTGCCCGGCTGGACAATCGTCGGGCTAGCCGCGTTGACCGCTGTCATCGGCGTCGCAACATCCGGCGGCGGCGACGATGTGGGCGCTGCCGTCGGCGTCGCCATGCTCACAGCGGTGTTCGGGATAATCGTCGCCATCCCCGGCACCATCGTCTTCAACAAGTGCAAGCGTCGCTAG